From the genome of Fimbriimonadaceae bacterium, one region includes:
- a CDS encoding DUF1553 domain-containing protein — protein sequence MTSRTWLPLASLALLTAGLASRPTPAPKPEAKIEFNRDIRPILGKCSSCHGPSTGDGFAGLRLDTFERATKTLPNGERAIVPGHPEQSELVRRIRLDGPGQMPPPDSHKTLSDDEKQALEDWIKQGAEFKEHWGWVKPVKAPLPLVKDTKWPRNEIDRFVLARLEGAGLHPSPEADKATLLRRVALDLTGLPPTPEELAAFLRDKSPNAYEKQVDRLLASPRYGERMAMDWMDYARYADSNGYQADYERYQYRWRDWVIAAFNKNMPYDEFTIEQLAGDLLPNATFDQKLATGFNRNHRINTEGGVIAEEWRVENVIDRVETTSETWLGLTAGCARCHDHKYDPISQKEFYSLFAYFNNVPESGTGEERPVNHPPLMRAPYPEQRTELARLMALVQKQQAVVDQRIAGSVEQAASWKGAAHPPAPVRESLVARYVLGAHSKVAAGQAPEPKSEGPVADDLGRSTGAVVTKPDAYLDLGQVGEFDSKDAFSYGAWIYPEDGNGAAIARMDSPNDFRGWDLFFAAGQPMVHLIDKWPDDALKVTSKTKIPLKQWSHVFVTVDGSRKPDGVKIYIDGKPVEKEVERDALKGTIRTTVPLTVGRRTGANMFSGRVDDLAIYSRALKPEEVARLADVRPAARLLAIPAKDRTPEQQKLVARAWLEETDPAFRKQVAELATSEERRKKVDSEITTVMVMEEMPTPRDCFVLIRGQYDQHGDKVTASVPAFLPPLPKGAPDNRLGLAEWIVSKDNPLTARVAVNRMWARCFGTGIVETSEDFGTRASFPTHPELLDTLAVDFMESGWDLKAMWKKIVTSAAYRQSSAVTPELLEADPKNLLVSRGPRHRLPGEVLRDQALFVSGLLVEKLGGPSVRPYQPKGIWDETNVYGNLRNYMPDKGDGLYRRSLYTIWKRTAAPPNMLLFDVPSRETCRVRRAITDTPLQALAMMNDPTYVEASRVLAQRVMKLGSTPRERLAKAFELALCRPPTDKELSILESGFAKRLAKYRADPAAAKELLAEGDAPIDPSVEPAVLAAYTIATSTILNLDETVTKE from the coding sequence ATGACGTCGCGCACGTGGTTGCCCCTGGCAAGCCTCGCCCTTCTCACCGCCGGACTCGCCTCCCGCCCGACTCCCGCCCCGAAGCCGGAAGCGAAGATCGAATTCAACCGCGACATCCGGCCCATCCTCGGCAAGTGCTCGTCGTGCCACGGTCCGTCGACGGGAGACGGGTTCGCCGGCCTGCGGCTCGACACGTTCGAACGCGCGACCAAGACCCTGCCCAACGGCGAGCGCGCGATCGTCCCCGGCCACCCCGAACAGAGCGAGCTGGTGCGCCGGATCCGACTCGACGGCCCCGGCCAGATGCCGCCGCCCGATTCGCACAAAACTCTCTCCGACGACGAGAAGCAGGCGCTCGAGGATTGGATCAAGCAGGGGGCCGAGTTCAAGGAGCACTGGGGTTGGGTCAAGCCCGTCAAGGCGCCGCTGCCGCTCGTCAAAGACACGAAATGGCCGCGCAACGAGATCGACCGCTTCGTCCTCGCCCGACTCGAAGGCGCGGGTCTCCACCCCAGCCCCGAGGCTGACAAGGCCACCCTCCTGCGCCGCGTGGCGCTCGACCTCACGGGGCTGCCGCCCACTCCCGAGGAGCTCGCCGCCTTCCTGCGCGACAAGAGCCCCAACGCCTACGAGAAACAGGTGGACCGCCTCCTGGCTTCGCCCCGCTACGGGGAGCGCATGGCGATGGACTGGATGGATTACGCCCGGTACGCGGACAGCAACGGCTACCAGGCGGACTACGAGCGCTACCAGTACCGCTGGCGCGACTGGGTCATCGCCGCGTTCAACAAGAACATGCCGTACGACGAATTCACAATCGAGCAACTCGCCGGCGACCTGCTCCCCAATGCGACCTTCGACCAGAAGCTCGCCACGGGCTTCAACCGCAACCACCGCATCAACACCGAAGGAGGCGTGATCGCCGAGGAGTGGCGCGTCGAGAACGTGATCGACCGCGTGGAAACGACCTCGGAGACGTGGCTCGGCCTGACCGCCGGGTGCGCGCGCTGCCACGACCACAAGTACGATCCCATCTCGCAGAAGGAGTTCTACAGCCTCTTCGCCTACTTCAACAACGTGCCCGAAAGCGGCACCGGAGAGGAGCGGCCGGTCAACCATCCGCCCCTCATGCGCGCGCCGTACCCCGAGCAGCGGACCGAACTGGCGCGGCTGATGGCGCTGGTTCAGAAGCAACAGGCGGTGGTCGACCAGCGCATCGCAGGGAGCGTCGAACAAGCCGCCTCCTGGAAGGGAGCCGCCCACCCGCCCGCACCCGTTCGGGAGAGCCTCGTGGCGCGTTACGTTCTGGGCGCGCACTCCAAGGTTGCCGCAGGCCAGGCGCCCGAACCCAAGTCCGAGGGTCCCGTGGCCGACGATCTCGGACGCTCCACCGGCGCGGTGGTCACCAAACCCGACGCGTACCTCGACCTCGGGCAGGTCGGCGAATTCGACTCAAAAGACGCTTTCTCGTACGGCGCGTGGATCTACCCCGAGGACGGGAACGGGGCGGCCATCGCCCGGATGGACAGCCCGAACGACTTCCGCGGCTGGGACCTCTTCTTCGCCGCGGGCCAGCCGATGGTCCACCTGATCGACAAGTGGCCGGACGACGCTCTCAAGGTCACCTCGAAAACCAAGATTCCGCTCAAGCAGTGGAGCCACGTGTTCGTGACCGTGGACGGTTCGCGCAAGCCCGATGGGGTGAAGATCTACATCGACGGCAAGCCCGTGGAGAAAGAGGTCGAGCGAGACGCCCTGAAGGGCACGATCCGCACGACGGTGCCCCTCACCGTGGGGCGGCGCACGGGAGCGAACATGTTCAGCGGCCGGGTCGACGACCTGGCGATCTATAGCCGCGCGTTGAAGCCCGAGGAGGTCGCTCGCCTGGCCGATGTCCGTCCCGCGGCGCGGTTGCTTGCGATCCCCGCGAAGGACCGCACCCCCGAACAGCAGAAGCTCGTCGCCCGTGCATGGCTGGAGGAGACCGACCCCGCGTTCCGCAAACAGGTCGCCGAACTCGCGACCTCCGAGGAGCGGCGCAAGAAGGTCGATTCGGAGATCACGACGGTGATGGTGATGGAGGAGATGCCCACGCCGCGCGATTGTTTCGTGTTGATCCGCGGGCAGTACGACCAGCACGGCGACAAGGTGACCGCCAGTGTTCCCGCGTTTCTCCCGCCCCTGCCGAAGGGCGCGCCCGACAACCGTCTCGGTCTCGCGGAGTGGATCGTCTCGAAGGACAACCCGCTGACCGCGCGCGTCGCCGTGAACCGCATGTGGGCGCGTTGCTTCGGCACGGGCATCGTGGAGACCAGCGAAGACTTCGGCACGCGCGCCTCCTTCCCCACGCACCCCGAACTGCTCGACACCCTGGCGGTGGACTTCATGGAGTCCGGCTGGGACCTCAAGGCGATGTGGAAGAAGATCGTGACGAGCGCGGCCTACCGCCAATCGTCGGCGGTCACTCCCGAGCTGCTCGAAGCCGATCCGAAGAACCTATTGGTGAGCCGCGGCCCACGCCATCGGCTCCCTGGCGAGGTGTTGCGCGACCAAGCGCTGTTTGTGAGCGGGCTCCTGGTCGAGAAGTTGGGCGGGCCCTCCGTGCGCCCCTATCAGCCCAAGGGCATCTGGGACGAAACGAACGTGTACGGCAACCTGCGCAACTACATGCCCGACAAGGGGGACGGCCTCTACCGGCGCAGCCTCTACACGATCTGGAAGCGCACGGCCGCGCCGCCGAACATGCTGCTGTTCGACGTGCCGTCCCGCGAGACGTGCCGCGTGCGCCGCGCGATCACCGACACGCCGCTCCAAGCGCTCGCGATGATGAACGACCCCACCTACGTGGAGGCGTCGCGCGTCCTCGCCCAGCGCGTGATGAAGCTGGGGAGCACCCCGCGGGAGCGGTTGGCCAAGGCGTTCGAACTCGCCCTGTGCCGCCCGCCGACCGACAAGGAGTTGTCGATCCTCGAGAGCGGCTTCGCCAAGCGCCTCGCCAAATACCGCGCCGATCCCGCCGCGGCCAAGGAACTGCTGGCCGAGGGCGACGCGCCGATCGACCCATCGGTCGAGCCCGCGGTCCTCGCGGCCTACACGATCGCGACCAGCACCATTCTCAACCTCGACGAGACCGTGACCAAGGAGTAG